One stretch of Micromonospora cremea DNA includes these proteins:
- a CDS encoding BON domain-containing protein → MYMPWPLPDENWFADASNQFEQDREDVRIEALVAQRLSVDWTTRRQQISVCVQNRVVILTGVVSDSETRQVAAELAYDVPGVFDVCNTLRLSGQRRSRR, encoded by the coding sequence GTGTACATGCCCTGGCCACTACCCGACGAGAACTGGTTCGCCGACGCCTCGAACCAGTTCGAGCAGGACCGCGAGGACGTGCGGATCGAGGCGCTGGTCGCGCAGCGGCTGAGCGTCGACTGGACGACACGGCGCCAGCAGATCAGCGTCTGCGTACAGAACCGGGTCGTCATCCTCACCGGCGTGGTGAGCGACTCGGAGACGCGGCAGGTCGCCGCGGAACTCGCCTACGACGTGCCCGGTGTCTTCGACGTCTGCAACACACTGCGGCTCAGCGGTCAGCGGCGTAGCCGGCGGTGA
- a CDS encoding transglycosylase, with the protein MTITGLVTALLVGVTIGLLGRLIIPGRREAPMWLTVAVGVVAALAGTIVARLAGVDTHALNLLAVIIEVGLAGIAVVLVVATASSERSDST; encoded by the coding sequence ATGACCATCACCGGCCTCGTCACCGCGCTCCTCGTCGGCGTCACCATCGGCCTGCTCGGCAGGCTCATCATCCCAGGACGTCGGGAGGCCCCGATGTGGCTGACCGTGGCCGTCGGGGTCGTCGCGGCGCTGGCCGGCACCATCGTCGCCCGTCTCGCGGGCGTCGACACCCACGCCCTCAACCTCCTGGCCGTGATCATCGAGGTCGGTCTCGCCGGCATCGCCGTGGTGCTGGTCGTCGCCACCGCCAGCTCAGAACGCTCCGACTCCACGTGA
- a CDS encoding STAS domain-containing protein: MTVVPDDHLMTLICDTCGDSIRATACVLPDAEVVWTLVSEHGWSGSPFATGPHRCPHCSLLPIPGGGHASYDNHGPGGILGIDHLDDLTVAATGDVDLDTGDSLRAALRHAAEVEGHLVVDLTRVHLIDSIDLGLLVRAHREARDRGVTLCLAAPSRFVRTVLHTMRLDRAFPVFESRDEALAQLSQGPVSGHTASTATAARS; encoded by the coding sequence ATGACCGTCGTCCCGGACGATCACCTGATGACACTGATCTGCGACACCTGCGGCGACTCCATCAGGGCCACCGCGTGTGTGCTCCCCGACGCCGAGGTCGTCTGGACCCTGGTGTCCGAACACGGCTGGAGTGGCTCCCCGTTCGCCACCGGCCCGCACCGCTGCCCGCACTGCAGCCTGCTGCCGATCCCTGGTGGCGGTCACGCGTCGTACGACAACCACGGTCCCGGCGGCATCCTCGGCATCGACCATCTCGACGACCTGACCGTCGCCGCCACCGGTGACGTCGATCTCGACACCGGTGACAGCCTGCGCGCCGCCCTGCGTCACGCGGCCGAGGTGGAAGGACACCTCGTGGTCGACCTGACCCGAGTGCACCTCATCGACTCCATCGACCTCGGTCTGCTCGTCCGCGCCCACCGCGAGGCCCGCGACCGCGGCGTCACGCTGTGCCTGGCCGCGCCGTCGCGGTTCGTCCGCACCGTCCTGCACACCATGCGTCTGGACCGGGCCTTCCCTGTCTTCGAGAGCCGCGACGAGGCCCTCGCCCAACTGTCCCAGGGCCCGGTGTCCGGCCACACGGCCTCCACTGCGACGGCCGCCCGATCCTGA